The following proteins are encoded in a genomic region of Actinomadura sp. NAK00032:
- a CDS encoding AAA family ATPase produces MTHPQPEPHSRPHSHSRPHSQPGLHGRDREIQTIEAVLDRARGGQGGALTIAGDAGIGRTALLEAAVRRAADGFRTFGTTGVPGETDVRYAGLHRLLRPLAAEIAQLPPAQRGALGTIMDGAPSAAPFVLYTAVCELLSLAARKGPVLCWADDAHRLDRGSLEVLAFAARRVQDEPVAVLFAVRDDRPGPAGGADGNAAEAAGTLAGIPRLRLAPLAEEASRRVLQDALSADAGGGGDRAASETGPACGAGGAGAGDGDLAEEIVDLACGRPLAIRELAAALTPGQLSGAAPPPRALPAAGSLRGRYRRRHLGLPAGARRLVLMAVAEEWIGAATLARATRLDGIEPADLDAARDSGLLRFEGEGVAVRNRLVRSSLWADASRAERQDAHALLAGVLVQDWQRPRRQWHRAAVAGEPDDALAAELADAAAACRRAGRYADSWRLWQRAATLTVEQGVRTDRFLAAAGDAWASGRSRRARAMLRQVRPPAWDGTGAARAALLRGEIEVAAGTPAAAVPALRDAAERLAGSDAEAALDALMWAAEAADAAGDTHGYLEIADRAASLPSPPASLPTPPRSGDVRGELMLAHLGGMAAMVRGRYREAVDRLSTAVRLGAVTTDPPTLVWAALAAFALGDAPRTRALTAEAVTSARRLGDAPAESYALLVAGRCEALLGHPPGPIAACHDGLRLARATRLHGHATEQLATLALTAAFNGDTAAANARLALLTDTADLRGRTRAAAFGSWAPACLDLAADRPADAAARLRLPGGAGLAHLPARLFAVPHLVEALVRTGEHEEAARAYERFRAWTEGIGTTGPHGAPGRDALKRRCQALLAERDADAEEHFTEALRLHEAAGAVFDLARTELLFGHRLRRGRRPRAARAHLRAALRIFERYGAAPWTAQARAELRAAGETITPPPPAVPPVPERGTVGTGGTRAPGSAPPRAASGFGKLTAQQAHIARMAAEGATNREIAARLLLSPRTIDHHLRNVFTRLGIRSRVELARLIR; encoded by the coding sequence ATGACCCACCCCCAGCCCGAGCCCCACTCCCGCCCCCACTCCCACTCCCGCCCCCACTCCCAGCCCGGACTGCATGGGCGCGACCGCGAGATCCAGACGATCGAGGCGGTGCTCGACCGGGCCCGCGGCGGCCAGGGCGGCGCCCTGACCATCGCCGGGGACGCCGGCATCGGCCGGACGGCGCTGCTGGAGGCCGCCGTCCGCAGGGCCGCGGACGGCTTCCGGACGTTCGGGACCACGGGCGTCCCCGGGGAGACGGACGTCCGCTACGCGGGCCTGCACCGGCTGCTGCGCCCGCTCGCGGCGGAGATCGCCCAGCTCCCGCCCGCGCAGCGCGGCGCGCTCGGCACGATCATGGACGGGGCGCCGAGCGCCGCGCCGTTCGTCCTCTACACGGCGGTGTGCGAGCTGCTGAGCCTGGCCGCGCGGAAGGGCCCGGTGCTGTGCTGGGCGGACGACGCGCACCGGCTCGACCGCGGCTCGCTGGAGGTGCTGGCGTTCGCGGCGCGCCGCGTCCAGGACGAGCCGGTCGCGGTGCTGTTCGCCGTCCGCGACGACCGCCCCGGCCCGGCCGGGGGCGCGGACGGAAACGCAGCCGAGGCGGCGGGCACGCTGGCCGGAATCCCGCGGCTGCGGCTCGCACCCCTCGCCGAGGAGGCGAGCCGCCGCGTCCTCCAGGACGCGCTGAGCGCCGACGCCGGGGGCGGCGGCGACCGCGCCGCGAGCGAAACCGGCCCGGCATGCGGGGCGGGCGGGGCGGGCGCCGGGGACGGCGACCTCGCCGAGGAGATCGTCGACCTGGCGTGCGGGCGTCCGCTCGCGATCCGGGAGCTGGCCGCCGCGCTGACGCCCGGGCAGCTGTCGGGCGCGGCGCCGCCGCCCCGCGCGCTCCCCGCCGCCGGCTCGCTGCGCGGCCGCTACCGGCGCCGCCACCTGGGGCTGCCCGCCGGCGCGCGGCGGCTCGTGCTGATGGCGGTGGCCGAGGAGTGGATCGGCGCCGCGACCCTGGCGCGGGCGACCCGGCTGGACGGCATCGAACCGGCCGACCTGGACGCCGCCCGCGATTCGGGGCTGCTGCGGTTCGAGGGCGAGGGCGTCGCGGTCCGCAACCGGCTCGTCCGGTCCTCGCTGTGGGCGGACGCGTCCCGCGCGGAGCGGCAGGACGCGCACGCGCTGCTCGCCGGGGTCCTCGTCCAGGACTGGCAGCGGCCCCGGCGGCAGTGGCACCGCGCGGCCGTCGCCGGCGAACCCGACGACGCGCTCGCCGCCGAGCTGGCGGACGCGGCGGCGGCCTGCCGGCGCGCGGGCCGCTACGCCGACTCGTGGCGGCTCTGGCAGCGGGCCGCGACGCTCACCGTCGAGCAGGGCGTCCGGACCGACCGGTTCCTCGCCGCCGCCGGGGACGCCTGGGCGAGCGGCCGGTCCCGGCGGGCCCGCGCGATGCTCCGGCAGGTCCGGCCGCCCGCCTGGGACGGGACGGGCGCCGCCCGCGCCGCCCTGCTGCGCGGCGAGATCGAGGTCGCGGCGGGCACCCCGGCGGCGGCGGTGCCCGCGCTGCGGGACGCCGCCGAACGGCTCGCCGGCTCCGACGCCGAGGCGGCACTGGACGCGCTGATGTGGGCCGCCGAGGCCGCCGACGCCGCCGGGGACACCCACGGCTACCTGGAGATCGCCGACCGCGCGGCGTCGCTACCGTCCCCGCCGGCGTCGCTGCCGACCCCGCCGCGCTCCGGGGACGTACGGGGCGAGTTGATGCTGGCGCACCTCGGCGGCATGGCGGCGATGGTGCGCGGCCGCTACCGGGAGGCGGTGGACCGGCTCAGCACCGCCGTCCGGCTCGGCGCCGTGACCACCGACCCGCCCACGCTGGTGTGGGCGGCGCTGGCCGCGTTCGCACTGGGGGACGCCCCGCGCACCCGCGCCCTCACCGCCGAGGCCGTCACGTCCGCCCGGCGGCTCGGCGACGCGCCCGCCGAGTCGTACGCGCTCCTCGTCGCCGGACGGTGCGAGGCGCTCCTCGGGCACCCGCCGGGGCCGATCGCCGCCTGCCACGACGGGCTGCGCCTCGCCCGCGCGACCCGGCTGCACGGCCACGCCACCGAGCAGCTCGCCACGCTCGCGCTCACCGCCGCGTTCAACGGCGACACCGCCGCCGCGAACGCGCGGCTGGCGCTGCTCACCGACACCGCGGACCTGCGCGGCCGCACCCGCGCCGCCGCGTTCGGCTCGTGGGCGCCCGCCTGCCTGGACCTCGCCGCGGACCGTCCCGCCGACGCCGCCGCACGGCTCCGGCTACCGGGCGGCGCCGGGCTCGCCCACCTCCCGGCGCGGCTGTTCGCCGTCCCGCACCTGGTCGAGGCGCTGGTCCGCACCGGCGAGCACGAGGAGGCGGCCCGAGCCTACGAACGCTTCCGCGCCTGGACGGAGGGGATCGGCACCACCGGTCCGCATGGGGCTCCTGGACGGGACGCGCTCAAGCGGCGCTGCCAGGCCCTGCTCGCCGAGCGGGACGCCGACGCCGAGGAGCACTTCACCGAGGCGCTGCGGCTGCACGAGGCCGCCGGCGCCGTGTTCGACCTCGCCCGCACGGAGCTGCTGTTCGGGCACCGGCTGCGGCGCGGCCGGCGGCCCCGCGCCGCTCGCGCCCACCTGCGCGCCGCGCTGCGGATCTTCGAGCGGTACGGCGCCGCCCCGTGGACCGCGCAGGCCCGCGCGGAGCTGCGCGCCGCCGGAGAGACGATCACGCCGCCCCCGCCGGCCGTGCCGCCCGTCCCCGAGCGGGGGACGGTGGGGACGGGCGGCACGCGGGCCCCCGGTTCCGCGCCCCCGCGCGCGGCGAGCGGATTCGGCAAGCTCACCGCGCAGCAGGCGCACATCGCCCGGATGGCGGCCGAGGGCGCCACCAACCGGGAGATCGCGGCGCGGCTGCTGCTCAGCCCGCGGACGATCGACCACCATCTCCGCAACGTCTTCACCCGGCTCGGGATCCGGTCGCGCGTCGAGCTGGCCCGGCTCATCCGCTGA
- a CDS encoding SRPBCC family protein — protein MARGILTGRSPVGQIAKRLPGGRRGSRVPGLGRIGKSVPKAFPKGLPKNVPGGRTAGTAGGVLLGAGAAVAASRALAGRRGEQSGNTSGTEEKKGTAKATKDAVKSAAKGKGPETSEKPEKSGGAGESSNGQGVLGRLKDTVGSALPGGQGEDDAKDDAKKVGGGGGGGKKVKVTNIVEHIDVGAPRRLVYDQWTRFQDYPSFMKKVISVEQADEAKLNWKAKIFWSARTWESTIVEQVPDEHVVWRSKGPKGHVDGTVSFHELSPNLTRVLVVLEYHPQGFMERTGNLWRAQGRRARLELKHFRRYVMTQSLTRADEVEGWRGEIRDGEVVRTHEDAIEDEKSDKPKKSQSAESTEKKPAKGRNGSGAKAKNEDAEKEYEEV, from the coding sequence ATGGCACGCGGAATCCTGACGGGCCGGTCGCCCGTCGGACAGATCGCCAAACGGCTTCCGGGCGGGCGGCGCGGCAGCCGCGTCCCGGGCCTGGGCCGTATCGGCAAGAGCGTCCCGAAGGCCTTTCCCAAGGGCCTTCCCAAGAACGTGCCCGGCGGGCGGACCGCCGGCACCGCGGGCGGCGTCCTGCTCGGCGCCGGCGCGGCCGTCGCGGCGAGCCGCGCCCTCGCCGGACGCCGCGGCGAGCAGAGCGGGAACACGTCCGGCACCGAGGAGAAGAAGGGCACGGCCAAGGCGACGAAGGACGCGGTGAAGAGCGCGGCGAAGGGCAAGGGCCCCGAGACGTCCGAGAAGCCTGAGAAGAGCGGCGGCGCCGGTGAGAGCAGCAACGGGCAGGGCGTGCTCGGCCGGCTCAAGGACACCGTCGGCAGCGCCCTCCCCGGCGGCCAGGGCGAGGACGACGCCAAGGACGACGCCAAGAAGGTCGGCGGTGGCGGCGGTGGCGGTAAGAAGGTGAAGGTCACCAACATCGTCGAGCACATCGACGTCGGTGCGCCGCGCCGTCTCGTCTACGACCAGTGGACGCGGTTCCAGGACTACCCGTCCTTCATGAAGAAGGTCATCAGCGTCGAGCAGGCCGACGAGGCCAAGCTGAACTGGAAGGCGAAGATCTTCTGGTCGGCGCGGACCTGGGAGTCCACGATCGTCGAGCAGGTCCCGGACGAGCACGTCGTGTGGCGTTCGAAGGGGCCGAAGGGGCACGTGGACGGGACGGTCAGCTTCCATGAGCTGTCCCCGAACCTGACCCGCGTCCTGGTCGTCCTCGAATACCACCCGCAGGGCTTCATGGAGCGGACCGGCAACCTCTGGCGCGCGCAGGGCCGCCGGGCGCGGCTGGAGCTCAAGCACTTCCGCCGGTACGTGATGACGCAGTCGCTCACCCGCGCCGACGAGGTCGAGGGCTGGCGCGGTGAGATCCGCGACGGCGAGGTCGTCCGGACGCACGAGGACGCCATCGAGGACGAGAAGTCCGACAAGCCCAAGAAGTCCCAGAGTGCCGAGAGCACGGAGAAGAAGCCGGCCAAGGGCAGGAACGGCTCCGGCGCCAAGGCCAAGAACGAGGACGCCGAGAAGGAGTACGAGGAGGTCTGA
- a CDS encoding SRPBCC family protein, with protein sequence MKTRTGAGTGAATGTAVGVAAGAGAAVAALSARRLGRRAVRGVVRGVERRLERETRRLVARAEQAGPLGKAAVAGVAALRDGKSPFRALLSFGWTALKETLARLFGRGRGRKPTNIIEQIDIGAPRRLVYDQWTRFQDYPSFMKKVISVEQADEAKLNWKAKIFWSARTWESTIVEQVPDEHIVWRSKGPKGHADGAVSFHELTPDLTRVLLVLEYRPAGLFERTGNLWRAQGRRARLELKHFRRHVMTQSLTRPDEVEGWRGEIRDGETVSSPR encoded by the coding sequence ATGAAGACCCGGACCGGCGCGGGCACCGGCGCCGCCACCGGCACCGCCGTCGGCGTCGCGGCGGGTGCCGGTGCGGCCGTGGCCGCGCTGTCGGCCCGGCGTCTCGGCCGCCGCGCCGTGCGGGGGGTCGTGCGCGGGGTCGAGCGGCGGCTGGAGCGCGAGACCCGGCGCCTCGTCGCGCGGGCCGAGCAGGCGGGCCCGCTCGGCAAGGCGGCGGTGGCCGGGGTCGCGGCGCTGCGCGACGGCAAGTCCCCGTTCCGCGCGCTGCTGAGCTTCGGCTGGACGGCCTTGAAGGAGACCCTCGCCCGCCTCTTCGGGCGCGGGCGCGGACGGAAGCCGACCAACATCATCGAGCAGATCGACATCGGTGCGCCGCGCCGCCTGGTCTACGACCAGTGGACGCGGTTCCAGGACTACCCGTCCTTCATGAAGAAGGTCATCAGCGTCGAGCAGGCCGACGAGGCCAAGCTGAACTGGAAGGCGAAGATCTTCTGGTCGGCGCGGACGTGGGAGTCCACGATCGTCGAGCAGGTCCCGGACGAGCACATCGTCTGGCGATCGAAGGGGCCGAAGGGCCATGCGGACGGGGCCGTCAGCTTCCACGAACTGACCCCGGACCTGACCCGCGTCCTGCTCGTCCTGGAGTACCGCCCCGCCGGCCTGTTCGAACGGACCGGCAACCTCTGGCGCGCGCAGGGCCGCCGGGCGCGCCTGGAGCTCAAGCACTTCCGCCGGCACGTGATGACGCAGTCGCTCACCCGGCCCGACGAGGTCGAGGGGTGGCGCGGCGAGATCCGCGACGGCGAGACCGTCTCATCCCCCAGATGA
- a CDS encoding extracellular solute-binding protein: MKRHLMGVVAAGLTVALGVSGCGKGSSSGGDSDGKTIKFVAAIYDDNTKPYWDALIKDFEAKNSGYKVNLEMVDWTQMDAKVKTYVQTKQVPDILNYNAFSDFARDGLIYKASEVLSPATLGDFTPTFVQQAQYNGTQYGLPFISSARLLFYNKDLFKKAGITDPPATWAEVKSGAEKVKKAGAIGYGLPLGPEESQAEFYSWAMNNGGGWVDASGKWAINQKANIDTLTFLKDLNKSGLTQPNPETTDRKTVFNQFAQGKVGMAIGGPFTKAGFIDPVNKDLNFGVAPLPSKSGSEHNTLGVMDVLAAFKKDDGKNKEAIKKFLDFFYQKENTSKFLTTEGFLPVTKSAGDALSADPYMKQFVDALPTSKFAPTSNPAWSAVAGAVKQDLGTAAANEDPKKVLDKIQETAEKAG; encoded by the coding sequence ATGAAACGGCACCTCATGGGCGTCGTCGCGGCGGGCCTGACCGTGGCGCTCGGCGTCAGCGGATGCGGCAAGGGCAGCTCGTCGGGCGGAGACTCCGACGGCAAGACCATCAAGTTCGTCGCCGCGATCTACGACGACAACACCAAGCCCTACTGGGACGCACTGATCAAGGACTTCGAGGCCAAGAACTCGGGCTACAAGGTCAACCTGGAGATGGTCGACTGGACCCAGATGGACGCCAAGGTCAAGACCTACGTCCAGACCAAGCAGGTCCCCGACATCCTGAACTACAACGCGTTCTCCGACTTCGCCCGCGACGGCCTCATCTACAAGGCGTCCGAGGTGCTGTCGCCGGCGACGCTCGGCGACTTCACGCCCACCTTCGTCCAGCAGGCGCAGTACAACGGCACCCAGTACGGCCTGCCGTTCATCTCCAGCGCGCGCCTCCTCTTCTACAACAAGGACCTGTTCAAGAAGGCCGGCATCACCGACCCGCCCGCCACCTGGGCCGAGGTCAAGTCCGGCGCGGAGAAGGTGAAGAAGGCGGGCGCGATCGGCTACGGGCTGCCGCTCGGCCCCGAGGAGTCGCAGGCCGAGTTCTACTCGTGGGCGATGAACAACGGCGGCGGCTGGGTCGACGCGTCCGGCAAGTGGGCGATCAACCAGAAGGCCAACATCGACACGCTCACCTTCCTCAAGGACCTCAACAAGTCCGGGCTGACCCAGCCGAACCCGGAGACCACCGACCGCAAGACGGTGTTCAACCAGTTCGCGCAGGGCAAGGTCGGCATGGCCATCGGCGGGCCGTTCACCAAGGCCGGGTTCATCGACCCGGTGAACAAGGACCTGAACTTCGGCGTCGCGCCGCTGCCGAGCAAGAGCGGCTCCGAGCACAACACGCTCGGCGTCATGGACGTCCTCGCCGCGTTCAAGAAGGACGACGGCAAGAACAAGGAGGCCATCAAGAAGTTCCTCGACTTCTTCTACCAGAAGGAGAACACCTCGAAGTTCCTCACCACCGAGGGCTTCCTCCCGGTGACGAAGTCGGCCGGTGACGCGCTCAGCGCCGACCCGTACATGAAGCAGTTCGTGGACGCGCTGCCCACGTCCAAGTTCGCCCCGACGTCCAACCCGGCGTGGTCGGCGGTCGCCGGCGCGGTGAAGCAGGACCTCGGCACCGCCGCCGCGAACGAGGACCCGAAGAAGGTCCTGGACAAGATCCAGGAAACCGCCGAGAAGGCCGGCTGA
- a CDS encoding carbohydrate ABC transporter permease, with the protein MQDLKAKERGAVTSPAPRPSLAQRIGRALTPLLWLGPALVLITVVVLWPVIEMVRTSLQKISSSGVTLGYRGGGNYTDLFGEDDLIPVVLRTLLWVGGIVIVTMVLSLALGQLLNARFPGRRVVRWAVIVPWAASVLMTALIWKWMLDNYSGIVNRVLLDLHLIDKPVNWLAHPTQAMFWMMWVAVFVSLPFTSFVILAGLQTIPGDVYEAARVDGAGHVRTYFGITLPLLRPAILIASIINVINVFNSFPIIWAMTGGGPGHKTDTTTTYMYKLAFYDQNVGESGAMAVVNFILILVMVLLYLRAARWREEVR; encoded by the coding sequence GTGCAGGACCTCAAGGCCAAGGAGCGGGGGGCCGTCACCTCCCCGGCCCCCCGCCCCTCCCTCGCCCAGCGGATCGGCCGCGCGCTGACCCCGCTGCTGTGGCTCGGCCCGGCGCTCGTCCTCATCACGGTCGTCGTCCTCTGGCCGGTGATCGAGATGGTCCGGACGTCGCTGCAGAAGATCAGCTCGTCCGGCGTCACGCTCGGCTACCGGGGCGGCGGCAACTACACCGACCTGTTCGGCGAGGACGACCTGATCCCCGTCGTGCTGCGGACGCTGCTGTGGGTCGGCGGCATCGTGATCGTCACGATGGTGCTGTCCCTCGCGCTCGGCCAGCTGCTGAACGCCCGCTTCCCCGGCCGCCGCGTCGTCCGCTGGGCCGTGATCGTCCCGTGGGCGGCGTCGGTGCTGATGACGGCGCTGATCTGGAAGTGGATGCTGGACAACTACTCCGGCATCGTCAACCGCGTCCTGCTCGACCTGCACCTGATCGACAAGCCGGTGAACTGGCTGGCCCACCCCACCCAGGCGATGTTCTGGATGATGTGGGTCGCGGTGTTCGTGTCGCTGCCGTTCACGTCCTTCGTCATCCTCGCCGGCCTGCAGACGATCCCCGGCGACGTGTACGAGGCGGCCCGCGTCGACGGCGCCGGCCACGTCCGCACCTACTTCGGCATCACCCTCCCCCTCCTGCGCCCGGCCATCCTCATCGCCTCGATCATCAACGTGATCAACGTGTTCAACAGCTTCCCGATCATCTGGGCGATGACCGGCGGCGGGCCCGGTCACAAGACCGACACCACCACCACATACATGTACAAACTCGCGTTCTACGACCAGAACGTCGGCGAGTCCGGCGCGATGGCGGTCGTCAACTTCATCCTGATCCTGGTGATGGTGCTGCTGTACCTGCGGGCCGCCCGCTGGCGTGAGGAGGTCCGATGA